In Prosthecomicrobium sp. N25, one DNA window encodes the following:
- a CDS encoding MFS transporter: MSIPSAFPAHAVQQAGADPASSRRAVLALSTFGMAAAFGGLGTVGVLIQPFQAELGWPRAETSFAYLAMTMGAAAGGLIAGRLTDRLATGPIAAVGIVIMGLGLMILQLQPTVERMQLVYFGMGLLGFSCLYAPLLTTVSLWHRRSGGGLALGILTAGGAAGQAIVPAVFQMLVVWAGWREATLILGLGYVAVVSPVMLGIRKPEPGEAEPAAGAAAAGAWPVSPVLATGLVAVAGLFCCGLMGVPTVHLLPLGEARGLGTAAATLVVTLTMVSACAGRITAGLIIDRLGSLASYMVVSAMQTTAVLGLAMAQGFAPVAAFGILYGFGFGGAMTALVCCTRDAVPARRLGTAMSVVGLLAWGGMGAGGYQGGLCFDLTGGYALSYGLAAASGLVNLGALALLAGLIRRGRARAA; the protein is encoded by the coding sequence ATGTCCATTCCTTCCGCCTTCCCCGCCCACGCGGTGCAGCAGGCCGGTGCCGATCCGGCCTCCAGCCGGCGTGCCGTCCTGGCGCTCTCCACCTTCGGCATGGCCGCCGCCTTCGGTGGCCTCGGCACGGTCGGCGTTCTGATCCAGCCCTTCCAGGCGGAACTCGGCTGGCCGCGGGCGGAGACCTCCTTCGCGTATCTCGCCATGACCATGGGGGCGGCGGCCGGGGGGCTCATCGCCGGACGGCTGACCGACCGGCTCGCCACCGGGCCGATCGCCGCGGTTGGGATCGTGATCATGGGTCTCGGGCTGATGATCCTGCAGTTGCAGCCGACCGTCGAGCGGATGCAGCTCGTCTATTTCGGCATGGGGCTCCTCGGCTTCTCGTGCCTCTACGCGCCGCTGCTGACGACCGTCTCGCTCTGGCACCGGCGCAGCGGCGGCGGGCTCGCGCTCGGCATCCTGACGGCCGGCGGGGCCGCCGGCCAGGCGATCGTGCCGGCGGTCTTCCAGATGCTGGTCGTCTGGGCCGGCTGGCGCGAGGCGACCTTGATCCTCGGGCTCGGCTACGTGGCGGTGGTGTCGCCCGTCATGCTGGGCATCCGCAAGCCGGAGCCGGGCGAGGCGGAGCCGGCGGCGGGCGCCGCCGCGGCCGGGGCCTGGCCGGTCTCGCCGGTGCTCGCGACGGGGCTGGTGGCGGTGGCGGGGCTCTTCTGCTGCGGCCTGATGGGCGTGCCGACCGTGCACCTGCTGCCGCTCGGCGAGGCGCGCGGGCTCGGTACCGCGGCGGCCACGCTGGTGGTGACGCTGACGATGGTGTCGGCCTGCGCCGGGCGGATCACGGCGGGCCTGATCATCGACCGGCTCGGATCGCTGGCGAGCTACATGGTCGTGTCGGCAATGCAGACCACCGCCGTGCTCGGCCTCGCGATGGCGCAGGGCTTCGCGCCCGTCGCGGCCTTCGGGATCCTCTACGGCTTCGGCTTCGGCGGCGCCATGACGGCCCTCGTCTGCTGCACCCGCGACGCGGTGCCGGCGCGGCGGCTCGGCACGGCGATGTCGGTCGTGGGCCTGCTGGCCTGGGGCGGGATGGGTGCGGGCGGGTACCAGGGCGGGCTCTGCTTCGACCTGACCGGCGGCTACGCGCTCTCCTACGGTCTGGCGGCCGCCTCCGGGCTCGTCAACCTCGGCGCGCTGGCGCTCCTGGCGGGGCTGATCCGCCGGGGCCGGGCCCGCGCGGCCTGA
- a CDS encoding DUF1028 domain-containing protein — MTWSIIARDPATGDLGLAVTTKFFAVGALCAFGAGRVGVVATQAFVNPLFGIDGLRLLGEGRPPAEVLAILLRDDPNAASRQVHVLSPDGATIRYTGEACVDWCGHVAGEHVSVAGNMLAGPRVVEATLETYLARMDLPFADRLLAALDAGQAEGGDKRGRQSAALKIWRAEPYPALDIRVDDHPEPLVELRRLHEVAYERFAAFMEALPSRTTPGGNPDRSWVDRRAAEMQAERRALAGR, encoded by the coding sequence ATGACCTGGTCCATCATCGCCCGCGACCCCGCCACCGGGGATCTGGGCCTCGCGGTCACCACCAAGTTCTTCGCGGTCGGTGCGCTGTGCGCCTTCGGGGCCGGCCGTGTCGGGGTGGTGGCCACGCAGGCCTTCGTCAACCCGCTCTTCGGCATCGACGGACTGAGGCTTCTCGGCGAGGGTCGGCCGCCGGCCGAAGTGCTGGCCATCCTGCTTCGCGACGACCCGAACGCCGCCTCCCGGCAGGTGCACGTCCTGTCGCCGGACGGGGCCACCATCCGGTACACGGGGGAGGCCTGCGTCGACTGGTGCGGGCACGTGGCGGGCGAGCACGTGTCGGTCGCCGGCAACATGCTGGCTGGGCCGCGGGTCGTCGAGGCGACGCTCGAGACCTACCTCGCCCGCATGGACCTGCCCTTCGCCGACCGGCTCCTGGCCGCGCTCGACGCGGGCCAGGCGGAGGGCGGCGACAAGCGCGGGAGGCAGTCGGCGGCCCTGAAGATCTGGCGTGCCGAGCCCTACCCGGCGCTCGACATCCGGGTCGACGACCACCCCGAGCCGCTGGTCGAACTGCGCCGTCTGCACGAGGTGGCGTACGAGCGCTTCGCCGCCTTCATGGAGGCGCTGCCGAGCCGCACCACGCCGGGCGGCAACCCGGACCGGAGCTGGGTCGACCGCCGGGCCGCGGAGATGCAGGCGGAACGGCGGGCGCTCGCCGGCCGTTGA
- a CDS encoding gamma-glutamyltransferase family protein: MPTMFTTRPEIQGTFGVVATTHWLGSQSGMAMLEKGGNAFDACVAAAFVLQVVEPHLVGPAGDVPVIFHSAKTGRTEVLCGQAPAPAGATIEHYRSEGLTVIPGNGLLATVIPGSFDAWMVLLRDHGRLRLRDVLEPAIHYAGKGHPILGRVATAIEGVADLFTTEWTTSAEIYLPGGRAPEAGSLFRNEKLAATWERILKEAEAPGRSREAEIEAARAAFYKGFVAEAIERFATGFEAMDQSGQRHRGVITAADMAGWEARYEASLTRDYGRYTVNKIGPWGQGPVFLQTLALLEGFDLAAMDPRGAEFIHTVTEAMKLAFADREAYYGDPDFVTVPVEQLLSKAYADERRRLMGREASRELRPGRLPGYELQVERALKNLREISSADRSVQNYEPTAAEMRQANQASARRGDTVHIDVMDAEGNVVAAMPSGGWLQSSPAIPDLGFMLNSRAQMFWLEPGLPASLAPGKRPRTTLTPTLAHKDGKPYMAFGSPGGDQQEQWQLLLFLRHVHHGLNLQEAIDLPMSHTAHFPSSFYPREQKPGHLMAEESFGPAVLDDLRARGHDVEVAPEWTVGRLVATRRRDDGVLCAAATPRLMQAYAVGR, from the coding sequence ATGCCTACGATGTTCACCACCCGTCCCGAGATCCAAGGCACCTTCGGGGTCGTCGCGACCACCCACTGGCTGGGATCGCAGTCCGGCATGGCGATGCTGGAGAAGGGGGGCAACGCCTTCGACGCCTGCGTGGCGGCCGCCTTCGTGCTGCAGGTGGTCGAGCCGCATCTGGTCGGGCCGGCGGGCGACGTGCCGGTGATCTTTCACTCGGCGAAGACCGGCCGCACGGAGGTGCTCTGCGGGCAGGCGCCCGCCCCCGCCGGGGCCACCATCGAGCACTACCGGTCCGAGGGGCTGACGGTGATCCCCGGCAACGGGCTCCTCGCCACGGTCATCCCGGGGTCGTTCGATGCCTGGATGGTGCTCCTGCGCGACCACGGCCGCCTGCGCCTGCGCGACGTGCTCGAACCCGCCATCCACTATGCCGGCAAGGGACACCCGATCCTGGGCCGCGTGGCGACCGCCATCGAGGGGGTGGCGGACCTCTTCACGACGGAATGGACCACTTCGGCCGAAATCTACCTGCCCGGCGGGCGCGCGCCCGAGGCCGGCAGCCTGTTCCGCAACGAGAAGCTCGCGGCGACGTGGGAGCGGATCCTCAAGGAGGCCGAGGCGCCCGGGCGCTCGCGGGAGGCGGAGATCGAGGCGGCGCGCGCGGCCTTCTACAAGGGTTTCGTGGCCGAGGCGATCGAGCGCTTCGCCACCGGCTTCGAGGCCATGGACCAGTCCGGGCAACGCCACCGGGGCGTCATCACGGCGGCCGACATGGCGGGCTGGGAGGCCCGATACGAGGCGTCGCTGACCCGCGACTACGGCCGCTACACGGTCAACAAGATCGGGCCCTGGGGGCAGGGTCCGGTGTTCCTGCAGACTCTGGCGCTCCTCGAAGGTTTCGACCTCGCCGCCATGGACCCGCGCGGGGCGGAGTTCATCCACACGGTCACGGAGGCCATGAAGCTCGCCTTCGCGGACCGCGAGGCCTACTACGGCGACCCGGACTTCGTCACCGTGCCGGTCGAGCAGCTCCTGTCGAAGGCCTATGCGGACGAACGGCGGCGGCTGATGGGCCGGGAGGCGTCGCGCGAGCTCCGGCCCGGACGCCTGCCCGGCTACGAGCTGCAGGTCGAGCGGGCGCTGAAGAACCTGCGCGAGATCTCCTCGGCCGACCGGTCGGTGCAGAACTACGAGCCGACGGCGGCGGAGATGCGCCAGGCGAACCAGGCGTCGGCCCGGCGCGGCGACACGGTGCACATCGACGTCATGGACGCGGAGGGCAACGTGGTCGCCGCCATGCCGTCGGGCGGCTGGCTGCAGTCCTCGCCGGCCATTCCGGACCTCGGCTTCATGCTCAATTCGCGGGCCCAGATGTTCTGGCTGGAGCCGGGCCTGCCGGCTTCGCTGGCCCCCGGCAAGCGGCCGCGGACGACCCTCACGCCCACGCTCGCCCACAAGGACGGCAAGCCCTACATGGCCTTCGGCTCGCCCGGCGGCGACCAGCAGGAGCAGTGGCAGCTCCTCCTGTTCCTTCGCCACGTCCACCACGGGCTCAACCTGCAGGAGGCGATCGACCTGCCGATGAGCCACACCGCCCACTTCCCCTCGAGCTTCTACCCGCGCGAGCAGAAGCCCGGGCACCTGATGGCCGAGGAGAGCTTCGGGCCGGCGGTGCTGGACGACCTCAGGGCGCGCGGCCACGACGTGGAGGTCGCCCCGGAGTGGACGGTCGGGCGCCTCGTCGCCACGCGCCGGCGCGACGACGGGGTCCTGTGCGCCGCCGCCACGCCGCGCCTCATGCAGGCCTACGCGGTCGGCCGCTGA
- a CDS encoding ABC transporter permease, which produces MSAPAAPLAVLDLPKRRNRALSKFVKSGPALIGGALVLFFVVVAILAPIIATHDPLKTSFMAVRKAPSVLNWLGTDELGRDIFSRVVYGARTSLMAGVVSVSIAVVLGVPFGLVAGYYGGLVDGAISRVTEALLSIPFLILAIALAAFLGPSLTNAMLAIGLSAMPIFARLTRGQVLTVKAEDYVEGARAIGLPDRWILARYILPNVLPQVLVQATLTIAAAIIAEASLSFLGLGQQPPNPSWGSMLNTAKNFVSQAPWMSITPGVAIFLAVLGFNLLGDGLRDALDPRDL; this is translated from the coding sequence ATGAGCGCCCCGGCCGCCCCGCTCGCCGTCCTCGACCTGCCGAAGCGGCGCAACCGCGCGCTCTCCAAGTTCGTGAAGAGCGGGCCCGCGCTGATCGGCGGGGCGCTCGTGCTCTTCTTCGTGGTGGTCGCGATCCTGGCGCCGATCATCGCCACGCACGACCCCCTGAAGACGAGCTTCATGGCAGTCCGCAAGGCGCCGTCCGTCCTCAACTGGCTCGGCACGGACGAACTCGGGCGGGACATCTTCTCCCGCGTCGTCTACGGCGCCCGCACCTCTCTGATGGCCGGCGTCGTGTCGGTGTCGATCGCGGTGGTGCTCGGGGTGCCGTTCGGGCTCGTCGCGGGCTATTACGGCGGACTGGTGGACGGGGCCATCTCGCGGGTCACCGAGGCCCTGCTGTCGATCCCGTTCCTGATCCTCGCCATCGCGCTCGCCGCCTTCCTGGGGCCGAGCCTCACCAACGCCATGCTGGCGATCGGGCTCTCGGCCATGCCGATCTTCGCCCGACTGACGCGTGGCCAGGTTCTGACCGTGAAGGCCGAGGACTATGTCGAGGGGGCGCGCGCCATCGGGCTTCCCGACCGCTGGATCCTCGCCCGCTACATCCTGCCGAACGTGCTGCCGCAGGTGCTCGTGCAGGCGACCCTGACCATCGCGGCGGCGATCATCGCGGAGGCGAGCCTCTCGTTCCTGGGCCTCGGCCAGCAGCCGCCGAACCCCTCCTGGGGCTCCATGCTCAACACGGCCAAGAACTTCGTCAGCCAAGCCCCGTGGATGTCGATCACGCCCGGCGTGGCGATCTTCCTCGCCGTCCTCGGCTTCAATCTCCTCGGCGACGGCCTGCGCGACGCGCTCGACCCTCGCGACCTCTGA
- a CDS encoding ABC transporter permease, whose amino-acid sequence MLAIIGRRLLVALPTIVLVSILAFTLQKLLPGDPILTIAGEERDPQVIAFLREKYRLDDPLVFQYFAWIAQVVRGDFGISLRTDLPVLTLILQKLPVTIELAVFAMVFALVIGIPMGILSAVKKGSIFDYVANMVALSGLSIPNFWLGILLILLVSVHWGLLPASGYVPPSEDLWLNVKTLLMPAFVLGNSLAASVMRHTRSAMLGVLQSDYIRTARAKGLLPAAVILKHALRNALIPIVTVTTLLFGELLAGAVLTEQIFTIPGFGKLIVDAVFNRDYAVVQGVVLCTAVGFIAMNLLADVLYILVNPRLRVN is encoded by the coding sequence ATGCTCGCCATCATCGGACGACGGCTCCTCGTCGCGCTGCCGACGATCGTGCTGGTGTCGATCCTCGCCTTCACGCTCCAGAAGCTCCTGCCCGGGGACCCGATCCTGACCATCGCCGGGGAGGAGCGCGACCCGCAGGTGATCGCGTTCCTGCGGGAGAAGTACCGGCTCGACGATCCCCTGGTCTTCCAGTACTTCGCCTGGATCGCCCAGGTGGTACGCGGCGATTTCGGCATCTCGCTCCGGACCGACCTGCCGGTCCTGACCCTCATCCTGCAGAAGCTGCCGGTGACCATCGAGCTCGCCGTCTTCGCGATGGTCTTCGCGCTCGTCATCGGCATCCCGATGGGGATCCTGTCGGCGGTCAAGAAGGGCTCGATCTTCGACTACGTGGCCAACATGGTGGCGCTCTCGGGCCTGTCGATCCCCAACTTCTGGCTCGGCATCCTCCTGATCCTGCTCGTCTCGGTCCATTGGGGCCTGCTGCCCGCCTCCGGCTACGTGCCGCCGTCCGAGGATCTCTGGCTCAACGTCAAGACGCTCCTGATGCCCGCCTTCGTGCTCGGCAACAGCCTGGCGGCCTCGGTGATGCGCCACACGCGCTCGGCCATGCTCGGGGTCCTGCAGTCGGACTACATCCGCACGGCGCGCGCCAAAGGCCTGCTGCCGGCGGCGGTGATCCTGAAGCACGCGCTGCGCAATGCGCTCATTCCGATCGTGACGGTCACCACCCTGCTGTTCGGCGAGCTGCTGGCCGGGGCGGTGCTGACCGAGCAGATCTTCACGATCCCGGGCTTCGGCAAGCTGATCGTCGACGCCGTCTTCAACCGCGACTATGCCGTCGTGCAAGGGGTGGTGCTCTGCACGGCGGTCGGCTTCATCGCCATGAACCTGCTCGCCGACGTGCTCTACATCCTGGTCAACCCGCGCCTGAGGGTGAACTGA
- a CDS encoding ABC transporter substrate-binding protein, whose translation MKTLLGITALSLTLLASPALAQNLRIGLQEDPDVLDPHRARTFVGRIVFTSLCDKLVDINEKLEFVPQLAESWSWNADNTVLTFKLRAGVKFHDGEPMNAAAVKASLDRARTLPDSLRKSELASVTSVDVVDDLTVAVKVGKPDATLLAQLSDRAGMVLSPKAMAGEFGQKPVCAGPYRFVERVQNDRIVLEKFADYWNAGAYAFQRVTFLPIPDTTVRLANLRAGDLDILERLAPSDVKSVKADGKLTFAPVSGLGYQGITLNVANSPRGQNGPLKDKRVRQALQYAIERDVINDVVGEGIFPPAQQPFPEASPFRSPAFPPTKRDPAKALALLKEAGLKPPVKLELMFGNTTTTQQIAELIQAMAPEAGFEISLRPTEFAASQKEAQVGNFDANLIGWSGRVDPDGNIHQFVTCKGGLNDPKYCNEEVDRLLNEARTTTDLAKRKGLYEAAQKILQDELPIIYVYYQPWPFVTAKKVTGFKPSADGMIRLAGVKFAN comes from the coding sequence ATGAAGACCCTTCTCGGCATCACCGCCCTGTCGCTGACGCTCCTGGCGTCGCCGGCCCTGGCTCAGAACCTCCGCATCGGCCTGCAGGAGGACCCGGACGTGCTCGACCCGCACCGGGCGCGCACCTTCGTGGGCCGCATCGTCTTCACCTCCCTCTGCGACAAGCTCGTCGACATCAACGAAAAGCTGGAGTTCGTGCCGCAGCTGGCGGAGAGCTGGTCGTGGAACGCGGACAACACCGTGCTGACCTTCAAGCTCAGGGCCGGGGTCAAATTCCACGACGGCGAGCCTATGAACGCGGCGGCCGTGAAGGCCTCGCTCGACCGGGCCCGGACCCTGCCGGACAGCCTGAGGAAGAGCGAGCTCGCCTCGGTCACCTCGGTCGACGTGGTCGACGACCTCACCGTGGCGGTGAAGGTCGGCAAGCCGGATGCGACGCTCCTGGCGCAGCTCTCGGACCGGGCCGGCATGGTGCTGTCGCCCAAGGCGATGGCCGGTGAATTCGGGCAGAAGCCCGTCTGCGCCGGGCCCTATCGCTTCGTCGAACGCGTGCAGAACGACCGGATCGTGCTGGAGAAGTTCGCGGACTACTGGAACGCCGGCGCCTATGCGTTTCAGCGCGTGACGTTCCTGCCGATTCCCGACACCACCGTCCGCCTCGCCAACCTGCGGGCCGGCGATCTCGACATCCTGGAGCGGCTGGCGCCCTCGGACGTGAAGTCGGTCAAGGCCGACGGCAAGCTCACCTTCGCGCCGGTCAGCGGCCTCGGCTACCAGGGCATCACGCTCAACGTGGCGAACAGCCCGCGCGGGCAGAACGGGCCGCTCAAGGACAAGCGGGTGCGGCAGGCGCTGCAATACGCGATCGAGCGCGACGTCATCAACGATGTGGTCGGCGAGGGAATCTTCCCGCCGGCGCAGCAACCCTTCCCGGAGGCGAGCCCGTTCCGGTCGCCGGCCTTCCCGCCGACCAAGCGCGATCCGGCGAAGGCCCTGGCGCTGCTCAAGGAGGCCGGCCTGAAGCCGCCGGTGAAGCTCGAGCTGATGTTCGGCAACACCACCACGACCCAGCAGATCGCCGAGCTGATCCAGGCGATGGCGCCGGAGGCCGGCTTCGAGATCTCGCTCAGGCCGACCGAATTCGCCGCCTCGCAGAAGGAGGCGCAGGTCGGCAACTTCGACGCCAACCTGATCGGCTGGTCCGGCCGCGTCGACCCGGACGGCAACATCCACCAGTTCGTCACCTGCAAGGGCGGGCTGAACGATCCGAAATACTGCAACGAGGAGGTCGACCGGCTCCTCAACGAGGCGCGGACGACGACCGACCTCGCCAAGCGCAAGGGCCTCTACGAGGCGGCGCAGAAGATCCTGCAGGACGAGCTGCCGATCATCTACGTCTACTACCAGCCCTGGCCCTTCGTGACCGCCAAGAAGGTGACCGGATTCAAGCCGTCGGCGGACGGGATGATCCGGCTCGCCGGGGTGAAGTTCGCCAACTGA
- a CDS encoding ABC transporter ATP-binding protein: protein MTTPGAPLLETRGLRKHFGGGRTFLARSPLIRAVDGVDLAIREGETFAIVGESGCGKSTLGRLLVRLLDPTEGAVIYRGRDLAAVPSEEMRRLRRELQFVFQDPYAALNPRMTVGGIVGEPLWLDGVPAREREARVAELLRTVGLLPGHADRYPHEFSGGQRQRIGIARALAGTPKLVIGDEPVSALDVSIQAQIINLLEELKESFGLTLVVVAHDLAVIRHMSDRVAVMYLGEIVECAATDDLFDAPRHPYTQALMAAIPVPRPGARGPRELLQGDVPSPAAPPPGCRFHTRCPHARDLCRTDRPTLETTEGGRQVACHFWREIAGAGASPLVAPTPSPAFARRLALYRRGRAAAPVRNPS from the coding sequence ATGACGACGCCTGGCGCGCCGCTGCTCGAGACCCGGGGGCTCCGCAAGCATTTCGGCGGGGGACGGACGTTCCTGGCCCGCTCGCCCCTGATCCGCGCGGTCGATGGGGTCGACCTGGCGATCCGGGAGGGCGAGACCTTCGCGATCGTGGGCGAATCCGGCTGCGGCAAGTCGACCCTCGGGCGCCTGCTCGTCCGGCTGCTCGACCCGACCGAGGGGGCGGTGATCTATCGGGGCCGCGATCTCGCCGCCGTGCCCAGCGAAGAGATGCGGCGCCTCCGGCGCGAGTTGCAGTTCGTCTTCCAGGACCCTTACGCGGCGCTGAACCCGCGCATGACGGTCGGCGGGATCGTCGGCGAGCCGCTCTGGCTCGACGGCGTGCCGGCCCGGGAGCGGGAGGCGCGGGTGGCGGAGCTCCTGAGGACCGTGGGCCTCCTGCCCGGCCACGCGGACCGCTACCCGCACGAGTTCTCCGGCGGGCAGCGGCAGCGGATCGGCATCGCCCGCGCGCTCGCCGGCACGCCGAAGCTCGTCATCGGCGACGAGCCGGTCTCCGCGCTCGACGTGTCGATCCAGGCGCAGATCATCAACCTGCTGGAGGAGCTGAAGGAGAGCTTCGGCCTCACCCTGGTGGTGGTCGCCCACGACCTCGCCGTCATCCGGCACATGTCGGACCGGGTCGCGGTCATGTATCTCGGCGAGATCGTCGAGTGCGCGGCGACCGACGACCTCTTCGACGCGCCGCGGCACCCCTACACGCAGGCCCTGATGGCCGCGATCCCGGTGCCGAGGCCCGGCGCGCGGGGGCCGCGCGAGCTTCTCCAGGGGGACGTCCCGAGCCCGGCCGCGCCGCCGCCCGGCTGCCGCTTCCACACGCGCTGCCCGCATGCCCGCGACCTCTGCCGGACCGACCGGCCCACGCTGGAGACGACCGAGGGCGGGCGGCAGGTGGCCTGCCATTTCTGGCGCGAGATCGCCGGGGCCGGGGCGAGCCCGCTGGTCGCGCCCACCCCGAGCCCCGCCTTCGCCCGTCGCCTCGCCCTCTACCGCCGCGGCCGTGCCGCCGCGCCCGTCCGCAATCCCTCGTGA